The Vicia villosa cultivar HV-30 ecotype Madison, WI linkage group LG1, Vvil1.0, whole genome shotgun sequence genome includes a region encoding these proteins:
- the LOC131629697 gene encoding alpha/beta hydrolase domain-containing protein WAV2 isoform X3, whose amino-acid sequence MVSYINILFYGVGGLVVAGMALLVAFQEKLVYVPVLPGLTKSYSINPSRLRLTYEDVWLSSSDGVRLHAWFIKLFPDSRGPTILFFQENAGNIAHRLEMVRIMLDKLQCNVFMLSYRGYGASEGYPSQQGIIKDAQAALDHLSQRSDIDTSRIVVFGRSLGGAVGAVLTRNNPDKVAGLILENTFTSILDMAGVLLPFLKWVIGGSGSKGPKLLNFVVRSPWSTIDVVGEIKQPILFLSGLQDEMVPSSHMQMLYAKAATRNNQCLFVEFPNGMHMDTWLTGGDQYWRTVQQFLEKHAPEKNEDRTSQNGNVSAL is encoded by the exons ATGGTTTCGTACATCAACATCTTGTTCTACGGCGTCGGAGGGTTAGTCGTCGCCGGCATGGCATTGCTCGTCGCGTTTCAGGAGAAGCTCGTTTACGTTCCGGTCTTGCCGGGACTCACCAAATCCTACTCTATCAATCCCTCTCGTCTACGGCTCACTTACGAAGATGTATGGCTCTCTTCTTCCGATGGCGTTCGGCTTCACGCTTGGTTCATCAAGCTTTTCCCTGACTCCAGAG GACCTACCATTTTGTTTTTTCAAGAAAATGCTGGAA ATATTGCTCACCGCCTTGAAATGGTTCGCATTATGTTGGACAAGTTACAATGCAATGTTTTCATGCTTTCTTACCGAGG ATATGGAGCAAGTGAAGGCTATCCTTCTCAGCAGGGAATTATCAAGGATGCTCAG GCTGCATTGGACCATCTTTCCCAGAGGTCTGATATCGATACATCTAGAATAGTTGTATTTGGACGATCACTTGGGGGTGCAGTTGGAGCTGTTCTAACAAGAAATAACCCTGACAAG GTTGCTGGACTGATACTTGAAAACACTTTTACGTCTATATTGGATATGGCCGGAGTTTTGTTACCTTTTTTGAAGTGGGTTATTGGAGGTAGCGGCTCAAAAGGTCCAAAGCTACTCAATTTTGTTGTACGTTCTCCATGGAGTACTATTGATGTTGTTGGCGAG ATCAAGCAGCCTATCCTTTTTCTTTCTGGATTGCAAGATGAGATGGTCCCCTCATCACATATGCAAATGCTATATGCTAAGGCAGCTACTCGTAATAACCAGTGTCTTTTTGTGGAGTTTCCCAACGGCATGCATATGGATACTTGGCTGACTGGTGGTGATCAGTACTGGAGAACAGTTCAACAGTTTCTTGAAAAACATGCTCCAGAGAAAAATGAAGACAGAACATCCCAAAATGGAAAcg TTTCTGCCCTTTGA
- the LOC131629697 gene encoding alpha/beta hydrolase domain-containing protein WAV2 isoform X1: protein MVSYINILFYGVGGLVVAGMALLVAFQEKLVYVPVLPGLTKSYSINPSRLRLTYEDVWLSSSDGVRLHAWFIKLFPDSRGPTILFFQENAGNIAHRLEMVRIMLDKLQCNVFMLSYRGYGASEGYPSQQGIIKDAQAALDHLSQRSDIDTSRIVVFGRSLGGAVGAVLTRNNPDKVAGLILENTFTSILDMAGVLLPFLKWVIGGSGSKGPKLLNFVVRSPWSTIDVVGEIKQPILFLSGLQDEMVPSSHMQMLYAKAATRNNQCLFVEFPNGMHMDTWLTGGDQYWRTVQQFLEKHAPEKNEDRTSQNGNARKSPL from the exons ATGGTTTCGTACATCAACATCTTGTTCTACGGCGTCGGAGGGTTAGTCGTCGCCGGCATGGCATTGCTCGTCGCGTTTCAGGAGAAGCTCGTTTACGTTCCGGTCTTGCCGGGACTCACCAAATCCTACTCTATCAATCCCTCTCGTCTACGGCTCACTTACGAAGATGTATGGCTCTCTTCTTCCGATGGCGTTCGGCTTCACGCTTGGTTCATCAAGCTTTTCCCTGACTCCAGAG GACCTACCATTTTGTTTTTTCAAGAAAATGCTGGAA ATATTGCTCACCGCCTTGAAATGGTTCGCATTATGTTGGACAAGTTACAATGCAATGTTTTCATGCTTTCTTACCGAGG ATATGGAGCAAGTGAAGGCTATCCTTCTCAGCAGGGAATTATCAAGGATGCTCAG GCTGCATTGGACCATCTTTCCCAGAGGTCTGATATCGATACATCTAGAATAGTTGTATTTGGACGATCACTTGGGGGTGCAGTTGGAGCTGTTCTAACAAGAAATAACCCTGACAAG GTTGCTGGACTGATACTTGAAAACACTTTTACGTCTATATTGGATATGGCCGGAGTTTTGTTACCTTTTTTGAAGTGGGTTATTGGAGGTAGCGGCTCAAAAGGTCCAAAGCTACTCAATTTTGTTGTACGTTCTCCATGGAGTACTATTGATGTTGTTGGCGAG ATCAAGCAGCCTATCCTTTTTCTTTCTGGATTGCAAGATGAGATGGTCCCCTCATCACATATGCAAATGCTATATGCTAAGGCAGCTACTCGTAATAACCAGTGTCTTTTTGTGGAGTTTCCCAACGGCATGCATATGGATACTTGGCTGACTGGTGGTGATCAGTACTGGAGAACAGTTCAACAGTTTCTTGAAAAACATGCTCCAGAGAAAAATGAAGACAGAACATCCCAAAATGGAAAcg CCCGTAAGAGCCCTCTATGA
- the LOC131629690 gene encoding protein PLASTID MOVEMENT IMPAIRED 1-RELATED 1-like produces MLPIVEGDEEDHNNLLKDVETITKGLSRNSTSLSSSSKSIENDPNSKLDKQDNNSKKDKKSSRWSWKPLRAISFSRNKKFNCCFSLQVHVIEGLPLSFNDLTLCVHWKRRDEHSVTPPAKVIQGVAKFQDILNCTCSIVGSKSGFNHSAKYEAKHFLLYVSVLGAPEIDLGSQRLDITRLLPLSLEDLEEEKSSGKWSTSYRLSGKAKGAVMNVSFGYMVVGDDNSLAPNVLTSRQNCLALSETDVNQCQYPARVKGEVKDLHEVLKSPKSAMASSTNTLPKKFDNEDACSPLHKKDELVVLKENLEPVKFDVIQENLKTVESLKEKSYECEYDGFSVVDRGVELSSNEHVQVEESVVDSSKECSVVHEFSNKKVELCTKELLMQEIESALNSVSELETAAMESPKVIEVTSESEFSQPLSLDDATEQVATEFLSMLGIDNSPTGFSTESEPESPRERLLKEFEKEVESEGFSLFDVDIGYDDEDSYDDEDEEGDYGSYGTSFESERGEFSTGFEPPSLLHDRQEVLEFDNVKRKSMGRILEDLETEALMREWGFNEEAFQHSPSKGFAGFESPVHLPEEPPRLPPLAEGFGPFLRTKDGGFLRSMNPSLFMNSKSGGNLIMQVSNPVVMPAEMGSGIMETLQYMASVGIEKLSMQANKYMPLEDITGKTMQQISWEAMPSLEGKNRQWNLQPDSVTQKGSTCVQRDMKGSPSRLKSEMFISSSIDHQEGSGFFSLEDLAPLAMDKIEALSMEGLKIQHGMLEDDTPSNIIAQQSFKGPPGLQHKGVNIGGSLGLDGAAALQLLDIKYSIDEVDGIMGLSLTLDEWMRLDSGEIDDIDDISEHTRKLLAAHRANSFDVVRDSSKGRKKQAKVHSRKCGLLGNNFTVALVVQLRDPLRNYEPVGTPMLSLIEVERVLVPPKQKIYLTVSEVGNNSDEDDECEIKAKVDMKENKEERSTKESGIAQFRITEVHVAGLRIESHKKKLWGTSNQQQSGSRWLIANGMSKSKSNKDPLIKSKAASKFGAQVTTTKVQPGDTLWSISSRIYGTGTKWKELGVLNPHIRNPNIIIPNESIRIG; encoded by the exons ATGTTGCCGATCGTTGAAGGCGATGAAGAAGATCATAACAATTTGTTAAAAGATGTTGAAACTATAACAAAAGGCCTTTCTAGAAATTcaacatcattatcatcatcatcaaaatcgaTAGAGAATGATCCCAATTCGAAACTTGATAAACAAGATAACAATTCGAAAAAGGATAAGAAATCATCTAGATGGAGTTGGAAGCCATTGAGAGCAATTTCCTTTAGCAGGAATAAGAAATTCAATTGttgtttttctcttcaagttcatGTGATTGAAGGATTACCTTTAAGTTTCAATGATTTGACTCTGTGTGTTCATTGGAAACGGCGCGATGAACATTCGGTTACTCCTCCTGCGAAAGTGATTCAAGGTGTTGCTAAGTTTCAGGATATTTTGAACTGTACTTGTTCAATTGTTGGGAGTAAAAGTGGATTTAATCATTCTGCTAAGTATGAAGCTAAGCATTTTTTGCTTTATGTTTCTGTGCTTGGTGCTCCGGAGATTGATTTGGGGAGTCAGCGGTTGGATATCACGAGGCTGCTTCCGCTATCGTTGGAGGATCTTGAAGAGGAGAAAAGCTCGGGGAAATGGAGTACGAGTTATAGATTGTCGGGTAAGGCGAAAGGTGCTGTGATGAATGTGAGTTTTGGGTATATGGTGGTTGGTGATGATAATAGTTTGGCTCCTAATGTGTTGACTTCGAGGCAAAATTGTTTGGCTTTGAGCGAAACGGATGTGAATCAGTGTCAGTATCCGGCTCGGGTTAAAGGTGAGGTGAAGGATCTTCACGAGGTATTGAAATCACCAAAATCAGCAATGGCCAGTTCAACAAATACATTACCTAAGAAATTCGACAATGAAGACGCATGTAGTCCCTTACACAAGAAAGACGAACTTGTTGTACTAAAAGAGAATCTCGAGCCAGTCAAATTTGATGTGATTCAAGAAAACTTGAAGACAGTTGAGTCTTTAAAAGAGAAAtcttatgaatgtgaatatgatggATTTTCTGTTGTTGATCGGGGTGTTGAACTTTCATCAAATGAACATGTTCAAGTGGAGGAATCCGTTGTTGATAGTTCTAAGGAATGTTCTGTGGTACATGAATTTTCTAACAAAAAGGTAGAGTTATGCACGAAAGAACTTCTCATGCAAGAAATAGAATCAGCTTTAAATAGTGTCTCGGAGTTGGAGACAGCGGCAATGGAATCTCCTAAAGTTATCGAAGTCACGTCTGAAAGTGAATTCAGTCAGCCACTCAGCTTGGATGATGCCACCGAACAAGTTGCTACTGAATTTTTGAGTATGCTGGGCATAGACAATAGTCCGACAGGCTTCAGTACTGAAAGTGAGCCCGAATCTCCAAGAGAGCGTCTTTTAAAAGAGTTTGAGAAGGAAGTTGAATCTGAGGGCTTCTCTTTATTTGATGTGGACATAGGTTATGATGATGAAGACAGTTATGATGATGAAGACGAAGAAGGAGATTATGGCAGCTATGGTACTTCTTTTGAATCTGAGCGGGGGGAATTCTCCACAGGTTTTGAGCCACCATCCTTGTTGCATGATCGGCAGGAAGTGCTTGAATTTGACAATGTGAAGAGAAAATCAATGGGCCGCATACTTGAAGACTTGGAAACCGAAGCCTTAATGCGTGAATGGGGTTTCAATGAGGAAGCTTTTCAGCATTCTCCATCAAAAGGCTTTGCTGGTTTTGAAAGTCCAGTACATCTACCTGAAGAACCTCCTAGATTACCTCCTCTGGCAGAAGGGTTTGGTCCTTTCCTCCGGACAAAAGATGGGGGATTTCTAAGGTCTATGAATCCTTCACTTTTTATGAATTCTAAAAGTGGTGGAAACTTAATCATGCAGGTTTCCAACCCTGTTGTTATGCCTGCAGAAATGGGTTCAGGGATAATGGAAACTTTACAGTATATGGCATCTGTTGGAATTGAAAAGCTTTCTATGCAGGCAAATAAGTATATGCCTCTGGAAGACATCACAGGGAAGACAATGCAACAAATATCATGGGAAGCCATGCCAAGCTTAGAGGGAAAAAACAG GCAATGGAATTTGCAACCAGATTCGGTGACACAGAAAGGTTCTACCTGCGTGCAAAGGGACATGAAAGGATCACCATCTAGACTAAAGTCTGAGATGTTTATTTCAAGTTCAATTGACCACCAGGAAGGTTCGGGTTTTTTTTCATTGGAAGATCTTGCTCCTTTGGCTATGGATAAAATTGAAGCACTTTCAATGGAGGGTTTAAAAATACAACATGGGATGTTGGAAGACGATACGCCATCAAACATCATTGCACAACAATCCTTTAAAGGTCCTCCTGGTCTCCAACACAAGGGGGTTAACATCGGTGGTTCTCTTGGCCTGGATGGAGCTGCTGCTTTGCAGCTGTTGGATATTAAATACAGTATTGATGAAGTGGATGGGATAATGGGATTATCATTAACTCTTGATGAATGGATGAGACTGGATTCGGGTGAGATTGATGATATAGATGATATCAGTGAGCATACTCGTAAACTTCTTGCTGCCCATCGTGCCAACTCTTTCGATGTAGTTCGTGATAGTTCAAAGGGAAGGAAGAAACAGGCCAAAGTTCATAGCAGGAAATGTGGCTTGCTGGGAAACAATTTCACAGTAGCACTAGTGGTGCAACTTCGTGATCCTCTAAGAAATTATGAACCAGTTGGAACACCAATGCTTTCTCTTATAGAAGTCGAGAGAGTGTTAGTCCCACCTAAGCAAAAGATTTACTTGACAGTGTCCGAGGTAGGGAACAATAGTGATGAGGACGATGAGTGTGAAATAAAAGCAAAGGTagacatgaaagaaaacaaagaggaGAGAAGTACTAAAGAAAGTGGCATTGCTCAATTCAGGATTACAGAAGTCCATGTTGCAGGTCTTAGGATTGAGTCCCATAAAAAGAAGCTTTGGGGTACATCAAATCAGCAACAGTCTGGTTCCCGTTGGTTGATTGCTAATGGAATGAGCAAAAGCAAAAGCAATAAGGATCCATTGATAAAGTCTAAGGCTGCTTCAAAATTTGGTGCTCAGGTCACCACCACAAAAGTGCAACCTGGAGATACATTGTGGAGCATATCATCTCGTATATATGGTACTGGCACAAAATGGAAGGAACTGGGAGTACTAAATCCACATATAAGAAATCCCAATATCATTATACCAAATGAATCTATAAGAATAGGTTGA
- the LOC131629697 gene encoding alpha/beta hydrolase domain-containing protein WAV2 isoform X2, producing the protein MVSYINILFYGVGGLVVAGMALLVAFQEKLVYVPVLPGLTKSYSINPSRLRLTYEDVWLSSSDGVRLHAWFIKLFPDSRGPTILFFQENAGNIAHRLEMVRIMLDKLQCNVFMLSYRGYGASEGYPSQQGIIKDAQAALDHLSQRSDIDTSRIVVFGRSLGGAVGAVLTRNNPDKVAGLILENTFTSILDMAGVLLPFLKWVIGGSGSKGPKLLNFVVRSPWSTIDVVGEIKQPILFLSGLQDEMVPSSHMQMLYAKAATRNNQCLFVEFPNGMHMDTWLTGGDQYWRTVQQFLEKHAPEKNEDRTSQNGNDAGAR; encoded by the exons ATGGTTTCGTACATCAACATCTTGTTCTACGGCGTCGGAGGGTTAGTCGTCGCCGGCATGGCATTGCTCGTCGCGTTTCAGGAGAAGCTCGTTTACGTTCCGGTCTTGCCGGGACTCACCAAATCCTACTCTATCAATCCCTCTCGTCTACGGCTCACTTACGAAGATGTATGGCTCTCTTCTTCCGATGGCGTTCGGCTTCACGCTTGGTTCATCAAGCTTTTCCCTGACTCCAGAG GACCTACCATTTTGTTTTTTCAAGAAAATGCTGGAA ATATTGCTCACCGCCTTGAAATGGTTCGCATTATGTTGGACAAGTTACAATGCAATGTTTTCATGCTTTCTTACCGAGG ATATGGAGCAAGTGAAGGCTATCCTTCTCAGCAGGGAATTATCAAGGATGCTCAG GCTGCATTGGACCATCTTTCCCAGAGGTCTGATATCGATACATCTAGAATAGTTGTATTTGGACGATCACTTGGGGGTGCAGTTGGAGCTGTTCTAACAAGAAATAACCCTGACAAG GTTGCTGGACTGATACTTGAAAACACTTTTACGTCTATATTGGATATGGCCGGAGTTTTGTTACCTTTTTTGAAGTGGGTTATTGGAGGTAGCGGCTCAAAAGGTCCAAAGCTACTCAATTTTGTTGTACGTTCTCCATGGAGTACTATTGATGTTGTTGGCGAG ATCAAGCAGCCTATCCTTTTTCTTTCTGGATTGCAAGATGAGATGGTCCCCTCATCACATATGCAAATGCTATATGCTAAGGCAGCTACTCGTAATAACCAGTGTCTTTTTGTGGAGTTTCCCAACGGCATGCATATGGATACTTGGCTGACTGGTGGTGATCAGTACTGGAGAACAGTTCAACAGTTTCTTGAAAAACATGCTCCAGAGAAAAATGAAGACAGAACATCCCAAAATGGAAAcg ATGCTGGGGCTAGGTGA